The Medicago truncatula cultivar Jemalong A17 chromosome 4, MtrunA17r5.0-ANR, whole genome shotgun sequence genome includes a region encoding these proteins:
- the LOC25494274 gene encoding UDP-glucuronate 4-epimerase 1 — protein MPSSSSLEDQLYPSTPGKFKIERNHGLMNRQVHRCFGSSSTMFLWALLLIASTVSYVTFQGVVDSGSRYLSASWGGIQWEKQVRASAQIHRQGGMSVLVTGAAGFIGSHVSLALKRRGDGVVGLDNFNDYYDPSLKKARKALLQSRGVFIVHGDLNDAKLLAKLFDVVAFTHVMHLAAQAGVRYAMENPMSYVNSNIAGLVTLLEACKTANPQPSIVWASSSSVYGLNEKVPFSESDRTDQPASLYAATKKAGEEITHTYNHIYGLSITGLRFFTVYGPWGRPDMAIFTFTRNMLQGKPITVYRGKNRVDLSRDFTYIDDIVKGCVGSLDTSGKSTGSGGKKRGAAPYRIFNLGNTSPVTVPTLVSILERLLKVKAKKNIVDMPGNGDVPFTHANITSARREFGYKPTTDIQTGLKKFVKWYLSYYGYGKTTLN, from the coding sequence AtgccatcatcatcttcattggaAGACCAACTCTACCCATCTACACCAGGAAAATTCAAGATCGAAAGAAACCACGGTCTAATGAACCGTCAGGTTCACCGTTGTTTCGGTTCATCAAGCACCATGTTCTTGTGGGCGCTTTTGCTTATCGCATCAACTGTTTCTTACGTCACTTTTCAAGGCGTCGTTGATTCCGGTAGCCGGTATCTCTCCGCTTCATGGGGTGGAATTCAATGGGAAAAACAAGTCAGAGCCTCCGCTCAAATCCACCGTCAAGGCGGCATGTCAGTACTTGTTACCGGCGCAGCAGGTTTCATTGGGTCCCATGTTTCTCTTGCTTTGAAAAGAAGAGGTGATGGTGTCGTTGGACTTGATAACTTCAACGATTACTATGATCCTTCATTGAAAAAAGCTCGAAAAGCGCTTTTACAAAGCCGCGGCGTTTTCATCGTGCATGGTGATTTAAACGACGCGAAGCTATTAGCAAAGCTTTTCGATGTTGTGGCTTTTACTCATGTGATGCATCTCGCAGCTCAAGCTGGTGTCAGATACGCTATGGAGAATCCTATGTCATATGTTAACAGTAACATCGCCGGTTTAGTCACGCTTCTTGAAGCTTGCAAAACGGCGAACCCTCAACCGTCGATTGTTTGGGCTTCTTCGAGTTCGGTTTATGGTTTAAACGAGAAAGTTCCGTTTTCTGAATCGGATCGGACCGATCAACCGGCGAGTTTATATGCAGCGACGAAGAAAGCAGGTGAAGAAATCACTCACACTTATAATCACATTTACGGTCTTTCAATCACCGGTTTACGATTTTTTACTGTTTATGGACCATGGGGAAGACCAGACATGGCTATTTTTACTTTCACTAGAAATATGCTTCAGGGAAAACCGATTACGGTTTATCGGGGTAAGAACCGGGTTGATCTGTCACGTGACTTCACCTACATTGATGATATAGTGAAGGGATGTGTTGGATCATTGGATACTTCTGGTAAGAGTACTGGATCAGGTGGGAAGAAACGTGGAGCAGCACCGTATCGGATCTTTAATCTGGGGAATACTTCGCCGGTGACGGTGCCGACACTTGTGAGTATACTTGAGCGACTATTGAAGGTGAAGGCGAAGAAGAATATCGTAGATATGCCTGGAAACGGTGATGTTCCTTTCACTCATGCTAATATCACTTCGGCTCGAAGAGAATTCGGGTATAAACCCACTACAGATATTCAAACCGGGTTAAAAAAATTCGTCAAGTGGTATCTCTCTTATTATGGTTATGGCAAAACtactttaaattaa
- the LOC25494275 gene encoding 5'-deoxynucleotidase HDDC2, giving the protein MATAPSASSSPSTAVTGDTNTTPPPSSSAVPDASPSPFAAIEFLTVCHHLKKTKRAGWVTRDVKDPESVADHMYRMSLMALIAPDVPGLDRNKCIKMAIVHDIAEALIGDITPLDGVSKADKSEREQAALEYMCKIIGVGEGSRGKEITELWMDYEANSSPEAKFVKDLDKVEMILQALDYEDEQGKDLDEFFCSTAGKFQTEVGKAWASEIVSRRSNT; this is encoded by the exons ATGGCCACTGCACCTTCAGCATCATCATCGCCGTCAACGGCTGTCACCGGCGACACAAACACCACCCCTCCGCCATCTTCTTCGGCGGTTCCCGATGCTTCCCCTTCTCCGTTCGCCGCCATCGAGTTCCTCACTGTCTGTCACCACCTCAAG AAAACAAAGAGAGCAGGATGGGTGACAAGAGATGTTAAGGATCCAGAATCTGTAGCTGATCACATGTATCGTATGAGTTTGATGGCTCTGATTGCACCAGATGTTCCCGGTCTAGATCGAAACAA GTGCATAAAAATGGCCATTGTTCATGACATTGCAGAAG CTTTGATTGGGGACATTACCCCCCTGGATGGAGTTTCAAAAGCAGATAAGAGTGAACGAGAACAAGCTGCACTTGAGTATATGTGCAAAATAATTGGAGTAGGAGAAGGATCGAGAG GAAAGGAAATTACTGAGTTGTGGATGGACTATGAAGCAAATTCTTCTCCAGAAGCGAAATTTGTCAAGGACCTTGACAAG GTAGAAATGATACTTCAAGCGCTGGATTATGAAGATG AGCAAGGGAAGGATTTGGATGAATTTTTCTGTTCAACTGCTG GGAAGTTCCAGACTGAAGTTGGCAAAGCTTGGGCATCAGAGATTGTATCGAGAAGGAGTAATACCTAA